The region CAATTTAATTGCAATAGCTAAGATGAGAATGATAAAGGTGTAAGGGTTAAAAATAACTGGTTCAGGATGGAACAAGCGAAGCACAGAGGCTCTTAAGAAAGTACAACCGATGAACAGAACAAGTAGACCTACCAAAAGCGCCGTGATACGTTCAAGGATAGCGTGACCGTGAGGATGTTCCTTGTCAGGTGGCAAATTGGCTAATTGCATACCGACAAAAGCAATGATTGTGCCGATAAAATCAGATAAGTTGTTGAAAGCATCAACCATGATGGCGATGGAACCTGTCAACCAAGCAAAAATCAATTTGCTTACAAACAAAATTAAGTTACAGGTAAGGGCAAATAAATTTATTATTTTAGCTAGGGAAGGGCTAATTTTTGAAGCACGTTTAGTAAAATCTTCTCCATAGCGGCGCTTGAGGTAGTGAGCCATTTGCTTGTGAGCCCAGCTTTTCTGCCAAAAATTGCTTGAGATTTGTTGCATAAATATTAAATGACATCCTTTCTTTCAGTGATATACTATTAACACTAATTTGACTTTGCACTTCTATGTGTTGGACGCCATTATAGCATGGAAAGCGAAACTTTGATGTGGTGGCGCAAACGTTCGAGGAGGAAATTGCTTTGTTGGCAGAAAATAAGGTCGTCGTTTTGGGAACTAACTACTACATTGGGTTAGGTACAATTCGTTGCTTTCGCAAAGCTGGTGTTACTGTAGTTGCAGCAGATTATGATAGAAGAAGTTATGGTATGCGCTCTAAATATGTTAATGAGCGTCTGTGGTTGAGTGATTACAAAAAAGAACCAGCGAAAGTTGTGGAACAATTAATTTCCTATGCTAAACAGCAAACAGCTAAGCCAGTTATCATTCCAACCCACGATAATTACTTATTATTCTTGGACAAATATCAAGCTGAGCTTCGGCCTTACTATCTCATGTCTTTACCTGAGCAGGGATTGGCAACGAAAGTTGTTGAGAAAGACAGTTTGTATGCACTGGCCAAACAATATGATTGTTTGTTCCCGCCAACTTTAGATGTAGACGATGAGAATTTGTATACAAAAGCAGCTAACGAATTAGCTTATCCGTTAATCGTTAAACCGATAGATTCACCAGCTTTTACCGCACGTTTCCGTTGCAAGTCTTTTGTTTGCGAGAACGAGACAGAACTGAAGAGTGCAATTGAGAAAGTTAAGGCTGCTAAGATACCTTGCTGCGTACAGAAAATTATTGTTGGCAATGATGAAAACATGCTGCTCTTTGATGCGTATGTCCAACAAAATAGTGAGATAAAGCACGTCTTTACAGGTAGTAAATTGAGACAGTGGCCGATTAATTTCGGTGCTTCTTGCCTGATGTATCAGCACTATATTCCTGAATTAGTCGAAGTTGGCAAGAAATTTTTGAGTGACATCAAGTGGCGTGGCTTTGCTGAAATTGAGTTCAAACGTGACGATCGTGATGGCAAAATCTATTTGATCGAGATTAACGCCAGAATTACAAACTTTAACGCTTGCATTGCCGCTTGCGGCATTAATGTACCGCTTTTAACGTATGAAGATTTAGTTGGCTTACCTTTAACGCCAGCTGAGCTAGAAATAAAAGAAGATTTGCATATCGGCTTTAAGTATGGCTATGAGGACTTTTTGGCTAAACGGGCATACTACAAGAGCAATCAGTGGACAAAGGAACATTTGAAGCAACAAGAAGAGGGTATTACTTTTGTCAGAGCAATTTTTGCTAAAGACGATTGGCTGCCGACTTGGCAATTTGTGTGGAATAAAATTAGAAAGAAATTAGGAATTTAAGTAATGTGTGGAGTTTGTGGCTATTTACAATCTGAGTTGACGGAAGCTGGCGTAGCTAACGAGCAAGCTAGCAAAGTTTTGAAAGAAATGATGACTTTAATTGGTCATCGTGGACCAAATGATGCAGGCCAGTATTGCTCACAAGGCTTGAGTTTAGGGTTTCGCCGCCTGACCATTATCGATTTATCTGATTTGGGCAATCAACCATTATTTTCGGAGGACCATCGTTATAGCTTAGTTTTTAATGGCGAAATTTACAATTATAAGAGTTTAAGGGCCGAACTTGAGGAGAAAGGCTATCATTTCAGGAGCCATACCGATTCAGAAGTGCTTGTACACGGTTATGCTTGCTATGGCCCGAATTTGCTCCCGAAGCTTAGGGGCATGTTTGCGTTTGCTATTTATGATGAGCTTAAAAGAGAATTATTTTTGGCAAGAGATCCATTCGGCATTAAGCCTTTGTATTATTCTTGTCATACAGAGGATAATAGTTTAGTTTTTGCGTCAGAAATTAAGAGCTTTTTAGCTTATCCGCCATTCATTAAGGAACTGAACAAAGCGGCGCTGTTACCTTATTTGAATTTCCAATATTCAGCTTGGGAGAGTACTTTCTTTGAAGGTGTGTACAAACTTTTGCCAGGTCATTATATCTTGCTGAAAGCAAGTGATTTGGCTAAAGGCAAGGATAAAGCGCCACTTCCATCAACTTCGTATTTTGATCTGTCGTTTGATTATACAGATAAACGAAGCGAGACTGATTTGATTGAGAGCTTGCAAGCTGAGCTAAAAGCTTCTGTCGATTTACACTTGCAGAGCGATGTTGAAGTTGGTGCGTTCCTATCTGGTGGCGTTGATTCAAGCTATATTACAGCTTTGAGCCAGCCCAAACATACTTTTAGTGTTGGTTTTGCTGGTTATGGCAACGGCGGCTTCAATGAAGTTGACTATGCCAAAAAGTTGTCCAAACAATTTGGGATTATTCATCACCACAAAGATTTGACGGCAGAAGATTGCTTTGCGATCTTGCCTAAATTGCAATATCACATGGATGAGCCACATGGCAACTTCTCAGCTGTGCCGCTGTATCACTTGGCTAAATTGGCTAAAGAATATGTACGAGTTGTTCTGTCAGGTGAGGGAGCAGATGAACTATTTGCCGGATATGCGCCATATCGTAATTCAAGCTATACCTCAATTTATAAACAATGCTTGCCGCTATCTTTGCGTCGCTTTAATGCAAAGTTGGCTAAGCTTGTTCCAAATGCACATCTCCAAAAAGCGCTTATTAGAGCTGGACAGGTGCCAAAGGAGTATTTCATCGGCGAGATGAATATTTGCTCAGACAAAGAAGCTAAGAGCTTGTTGCAGCATGAATATCAAGTAGGCGTTTCGGCTTTGACGGGTTTACAGGATTATTATGCTGAAATTGATAATTTACCTGAGTTAGATCAGAAGCAACTAGTAGACCTTAAGTATTGGCTGCCAGGTGATATTTTGTTGAAAGCAGATAAAATGAGTTCAGCTCATTCGCTAGAATTGCGTGTGCCATTCTTGGACGTCAAAATTTGGCAGTTAGCACGACAAATTAGTCCGGAACAGAGAATAAAGTGCTTGGAAACGAAACATATTTTGCGTAAAGCTTCAAGTAAATATTTGCCAAATGAATGGGCAAAGCGTGAAAAGTTAGGCTTCATGGTCCCACTTAAAGACTGGTTGCGTGAGGACAAGTGGGCGAATTTGTTGCGTGAAATGTTCACAACTGAAGATGCTAAGGAGTTTTTCCAAACTGATGTGCTGTTAGCTTATCTGGCTAAGCATCAGACAGGTAAAGCCAATTATCAGCATCAGCTTTATTTGGCCTATGTATTTCTGTTGTGGTATCAAGAGTTTTTCCATAAGCGTTAAGTGAAAGGTGTAAGGTGTATGGATGATATAGAGACAAAACGACCAAGATTAGGTGTTTTAGGTGGTATGGGACCACTAGCAACTGCTGTTTTTTATAGTCGATTAGTAGATGAAGCAAAATTAACGGCACGTAGTGATCAGGAACACCCAGATGTTCTAATTTGGAGTGATTGCTCTTTGCCAGATCGTACGGATGTTATCTTGCACGGCGGGGCTGAAAAGCTTTTGAATCAATGCCAAGCTGATTTTAAGCTGCTAGAAGCTGCCAATTGTGACTATATTTGTTTCCCATGTAATACTTTGCATTATTTTATGCCAGAACTTGAAAAACGGACTAATTTACCAATTTTGAATATGGTTGAGTTAGCTTTGAGCGAGGTGCGCAAATTAAATTCAGCTGCTAAAAAGTTGCAGATTTTCGGGACAGAAGGTACACGTAAAGGCTGCTTGTATGAACGTTATGCTGAGCAATATGGCTTTGAAATTGTGCCAATCAGTGACAGCTTGCAAGCTGAGCTCATGGGCTTTATTTATGAATTGAAAAATCATGGCCGTATCGATTTCCCGTTATTGTCACAGCGCATCATTGAGGCAAGGCGTTCAGGTATTGATTACGTTATTTTGGCTTGTACAGAGCTGTCTTGTATGACTTTGAATGCAAAAGCAGCGCCTTATACCTACGATGCAATGGGTGCGTTAATTTCTCGTTGCTTAGAATTGGTTATGCCAAAGCAAAAATAAGTGCTTGAAAATTACAGAAGGCTGGGGAACTGGCATACCTAGATTATTCAAAAATTGTCGTGATATGGGGTTGACAAATCCTAAATTTGAAGAAATTGGTGATGGAATTAAGGTGACCGTAAAGGAAAAATAAAGGGTAACTCAGCTTTCTAGCTATACAAAAATAGCTTGCATTGGGTGCGTTCACTTAGGGATTTAATTCCTAAAAAATTATCGGCGTAATCGGTATTACTACCGGCTACGCCGATTTTACTTATGGAGTGGAATATCAACTGCACCTATGTAATTCCACTGTATCCATATGGTTTGTTTCTTGGTTCTTGTACCTGCTACCTTTTCAGATTTTTCAACATAAATCTTATCTACAAAGGTTCGAATGATCTCTGCATTAAGTTCTTGTATATCTGTGTATTGTCGTACTAATTTCAAGAAAGAATCTACGTTGAGACATTCCTCTTGCGCTTTAGAAATAAAGGCTTCAAGGGATTCAATCTTGCTTTTCAGTTCAGCTTGTTCCTTGTCGTAGGACTCAGACATGCTCTTAAATCGTTCATCAGAAATTTTACCGTCTAAGTTGTCTTCATAGAGATGCTGAACAATTGTGTCAAGTTTGCTAATTCTTGCTTTTGCTTGCTCGAGTTCCCTATTAGAGGACTTTAACTTTTGGGTTAGTTCTTTCTCGCTTTTCTTCATCACAAGTCCCACGAACTCTTCTTCGTGCTGTTTGGCAAATGAAGTAATAGTTCTAAGCTCGTGAAGCAGTATTGCTTCGATCTGAATATTTCTAATTTGATGTGATGAGCATTTGCCTTTTTGCTTACGATAGGTAGCACAGACAAAGTATTCTTTATCATGGCTCCAATCTTTTCCTCGAACCTGATAAAGCTTGTTACCACAATCCGCACAAAATAGCATTCCTGATAACACTGGCATTTCTCCAAGATTGGCACGCACTCGTCTACCATCTCTTATACGTTGAACTATGTCAAAAGTTTCCTGGTCAATAATTGCTTCGTGTGTGTTTTTGAAAATTAGCCAGTCTTCTTTGGGATTCAATAATGTTTTCTTGCACTTGTACGATTTCTTTCTTGTTTTGAAATTGACCGTATGTCCAAGATATTCTTGCTTTTCAAGCATATTAGAGATAGTTTTTTGATTCCACATTCCATTAATCTCTGATTTCGCGGAAGGAATTTTAATACCAAGAGAGAAAAAATGCTCCGATGGTGTTGGAATATTCCTTTTGATTAGCTCATTTGCAATCTGGCTAGGCCCATACCCATTAACGCAGAGTCTAAAGATTTCACGCACTACACTGGCAGCTTCTTCATCTACAATCCAATGATTTTTATCTTCAGGATCCTTAAGATATCCGTAAGGAGGATTGATGCAGAGCGGCTTCCCACTTTGTCCTTTTGCTTTAAACACAGCTTTTATTTTTCTGCTTGTGTCTTTAGCATAAAACTCATTGAAGATGTTGATGAAAGGTGTCATGTCGTTGTCTGACTGATTATTGCTATCTACGCCGTTATTTATTGCAATAAAGCGAATATCAGCGTTAGGGAATACCATCTCTGTATACACACCAACTTGCAGATAATCTCTACCCAAGCGTGACATGTCCTTGACGATAATGGTTCCAATCTTTCCTTCGTCAATGAGAGCAGTTAATTTAAGCCAATCAGATCGCTGGAAATTAGTACCCGAGTAGCCATCATCTACAAAGAACATAAGATTGTTGAAATGATTATCCTCGGCATACTTTTTCAGCATGCTCTTTTGATTGATAATGGAATTGCTGTCACCTTGTAATTCATCGTCTCTGGATAAACGGCAGTAAAGTGCCGTTATCTTGCCTACATTATCTAGAGTATAAGAAGGCTGTCTATTTAGTTTATTCATCTGTTTTCCTCCTTTCCGACAGCCTTCAAGCGGTCAGTATATATTCCCGTATAACTCAGAATTTATCAAGTTATTTAGCTGCTATTGCATGGTTTAAATTGCTTAAAATAAGGTGTTTGATTAGGTCTTTGACACC is a window of Amygdalobacter nucleatus DNA encoding:
- a CDS encoding ATP-binding protein; amino-acid sequence: MKITEGWGTGIPRLFKNCRDMGLTNPKFEEIGDGIKVTVKEK
- a CDS encoding carboxylate--amine ligase — translated: MLAENKVVVLGTNYYIGLGTIRCFRKAGVTVVAADYDRRSYGMRSKYVNERLWLSDYKKEPAKVVEQLISYAKQQTAKPVIIPTHDNYLLFLDKYQAELRPYYLMSLPEQGLATKVVEKDSLYALAKQYDCLFPPTLDVDDENLYTKAANELAYPLIVKPIDSPAFTARFRCKSFVCENETELKSAIEKVKAAKIPCCVQKIIVGNDENMLLFDAYVQQNSEIKHVFTGSKLRQWPINFGASCLMYQHYIPELVEVGKKFLSDIKWRGFAEIEFKRDDRDGKIYLIEINARITNFNACIAACGINVPLLTYEDLVGLPLTPAELEIKEDLHIGFKYGYEDFLAKRAYYKSNQWTKEHLKQQEEGITFVRAIFAKDDWLPTWQFVWNKIRKKLGI
- a CDS encoding aspartate/glutamate racemase family protein produces the protein MDDIETKRPRLGVLGGMGPLATAVFYSRLVDEAKLTARSDQEHPDVLIWSDCSLPDRTDVILHGGAEKLLNQCQADFKLLEAANCDYICFPCNTLHYFMPELEKRTNLPILNMVELALSEVRKLNSAAKKLQIFGTEGTRKGCLYERYAEQYGFEIVPISDSLQAELMGFIYELKNHGRIDFPLLSQRIIEARRSGIDYVILACTELSCMTLNAKAAPYTYDAMGALISRCLELVMPKQK
- a CDS encoding recombinase family protein, producing the protein MNKLNRQPSYTLDNVGKITALYCRLSRDDELQGDSNSIINQKSMLKKYAEDNHFNNLMFFVDDGYSGTNFQRSDWLKLTALIDEGKIGTIIVKDMSRLGRDYLQVGVYTEMVFPNADIRFIAINNGVDSNNQSDNDMTPFINIFNEFYAKDTSRKIKAVFKAKGQSGKPLCINPPYGYLKDPEDKNHWIVDEEAASVVREIFRLCVNGYGPSQIANELIKRNIPTPSEHFFSLGIKIPSAKSEINGMWNQKTISNMLEKQEYLGHTVNFKTRKKSYKCKKTLLNPKEDWLIFKNTHEAIIDQETFDIVQRIRDGRRVRANLGEMPVLSGMLFCADCGNKLYQVRGKDWSHDKEYFVCATYRKQKGKCSSHQIRNIQIEAILLHELRTITSFAKQHEEEFVGLVMKKSEKELTQKLKSSNRELEQAKARISKLDTIVQHLYEDNLDGKISDERFKSMSESYDKEQAELKSKIESLEAFISKAQEECLNVDSFLKLVRQYTDIQELNAEIIRTFVDKIYVEKSEKVAGTRTKKQTIWIQWNYIGAVDIPLHK
- the asnB gene encoding asparagine synthase (glutamine-hydrolyzing) is translated as MCGVCGYLQSELTEAGVANEQASKVLKEMMTLIGHRGPNDAGQYCSQGLSLGFRRLTIIDLSDLGNQPLFSEDHRYSLVFNGEIYNYKSLRAELEEKGYHFRSHTDSEVLVHGYACYGPNLLPKLRGMFAFAIYDELKRELFLARDPFGIKPLYYSCHTEDNSLVFASEIKSFLAYPPFIKELNKAALLPYLNFQYSAWESTFFEGVYKLLPGHYILLKASDLAKGKDKAPLPSTSYFDLSFDYTDKRSETDLIESLQAELKASVDLHLQSDVEVGAFLSGGVDSSYITALSQPKHTFSVGFAGYGNGGFNEVDYAKKLSKQFGIIHHHKDLTAEDCFAILPKLQYHMDEPHGNFSAVPLYHLAKLAKEYVRVVLSGEGADELFAGYAPYRNSSYTSIYKQCLPLSLRRFNAKLAKLVPNAHLQKALIRAGQVPKEYFIGEMNICSDKEAKSLLQHEYQVGVSALTGLQDYYAEIDNLPELDQKQLVDLKYWLPGDILLKADKMSSAHSLELRVPFLDVKIWQLARQISPEQRIKCLETKHILRKASSKYLPNEWAKREKLGFMVPLKDWLREDKWANLLREMFTTEDAKEFFQTDVLLAYLAKHQTGKANYQHQLYLAYVFLLWYQEFFHKR